CATTTCCACCTATGCCCAATGCCACTGCTACACCCAAACCAATATAGTTATTAATATAACCCCCATCAATTCCAGTGAACAAGATGACGACATCTAGTGCAATAAATATCAATAATATGTAAGCTATAACCTTGTACATTTTTCGATAGCCTAGCCAAAAAAAAGTAGCGAAAACTGCAGCCCAATTAATGGGTCTCCGATTGTCAGGTTGCCATTTCCTGAAATAATACGACTGTTTCTTTACCCCTACAAATGCTTTCAACAGATCGTCATTCTGCACATTTTCAGGATCTTGATGTTGTTCGAGTTCATTTGAATACATAGATTTCGTCAAGTTTTTCATTCCCTTCTAATCTATAAGCCTATTATAGCCCAATTAATAGGATATAGGTAATAACTGCCAAATGACTGCATGTATCTTCGAAGTTTTTAGGTACCTGTGCAAGAAACTATTCCAACAATACACTACAATTGCATAAAACCAAAAAGGGGATACCGACATATAAAGCTTTGTCGATATCCCCTTGACTATTTATCCGAATTCATGAATTGTTATAATTGCGCCTTGCACAGGTACCTCATAAAAACCCCTGTTAAACACTAGATGATTGATCCGTAAAAGCTAACTGCACAATATAAATAACCATCCCTGCAGTGAGGACCAAAAATCCCCACCCAAGCATTTTCTGTTCCAACTCCAAGTAGTTATTACACAGTTGGATCGGTGAGTCTACATACAACCAGCCCATTAGGCCGAACATGGAAATGTAATTCAAAAAGATGAAACTTTTCCCGGTTATTTGTAGTTTACTCCAGCTATCTCGTAATGCCAGCCCTGCAATCGGAAGCCCTATGAATTTAAATAGCTGTATATACCAAATGGTCAACGCTTCATCCATCACCCGTGGAAGCATCCAATACATCGTTATGATCACAAACACTAAAATACCAGGGATTCCATTGTCATTCCATTTCTCAAAAAAGGATTGAAATCTTTCCACCAAAAACTGACCCATTAACCACCCAGCAATTACGAGCAAAGGAATTTGAACCAGCATATGCAAAATCATAATGGATTCTACTAAAGATATGAGAGAGGGGATGCCAAGTATAACAAACAAAACAACCCCGATCATCGTTTGTTTCATATCCTGAACCCCCCAATTCATTTCTATGTCATGATTTTAAGCCGCGTCTGCTTGTTGCTTCTTTCTGCTAACGGCTGTTGTTGTTTTGCTTCTATTTCTTGCAAAAACATAGCGAACAAAGTGAATGACAAATATTGAAATACCAACTACAACGAACACGCCTGTGATTGCTCCCACTTGAGCAGGTCCCATCCACTCAGGCAGATGTGTTGCAAAGCGTCTTGGTGTACTAATCGCGCCCGAAATAAGGAATGATACACAAACACCAAACATCGACAACGAATAGAGGATGAATGCAAATTTATCCAAGCCATTTGTTTTTAGTGGACTATCATTTTTGGCAATGAAATACATAAAGCCGAACATCATCGCAATCACACCGAGCCCCATATACATATGGAAATGCCCGGGTACCCATTTCGTATTGTGCATGACGTGATTGACAACAATCGCTGAGTCAACCATTGCAGGAATGACGCCAGCCGTCCAACCGAACATCGATAAAAAGATTAGCGCTGAACCCATATCCCATTTGATGCCCGATTTATAAACTATCATCAATGCGCCATAAGCTGTAATTATTAATACAGGCAAACCATTCGCATACGATAAAACCTGCCCGAGAATTAAAATCCATTTAGGCATCACGCTATCCATCAGAAGATGGTGAGGATAGACGATCATTGTAAATAGTGTTGACATTGTCCACGCAATCAAAAATGGTTTATTCGCCTTCCAAGGTCGGCCCGTTTTGCGTGATAAAATTTCATAAACCGCGATAACAGCCATATAAATCGTGGCGTTCGCAAAAATATGTCCGAATGCGTACGTTAAGTTTTTAGCCAACAACGGGTTAAATGTAAACGCAGGGTTAACGACACTGATCATGTTGACAATAAGCACAGTCGCTCCAGCAGTCAACGCCGATATATTGACAATTGTTACCATCGTACTCGCCACGACTGTTGTCGGCGGTGCATCTTCCACTGCTTTTTTTCCAGAAAGAACGTCCCAGCCGAGTCCTTTTCCAAGACTTCCATACTTTTTAATAATCGCTCGACCCGTATCAATATAAAGTAATAGGAAGCCAACACCCAAAATTAGCATGCCTCCTAGATAAAGCAGAGCACCTGTCGTACCCCAAGCGCCACCTGATAATGCGGGAGCGGATACAAAAATGTCCATGAGCTGGCATACTCAAATGAGAATATCCCAATAACTGTCATTAAGAATCCTGTTAAAAATAATATTAAATTAAGATTAAATATCTTCTTGGATAAATCAACATAGTGACTAAGAAAATACCACATGATTGCAGACGTCGCTAGCGCCGATGCGCCAATCATAGCCGTACCATGTATCGTTAGAAATTGATAAAAGGCCGCTGCTTGTAATTCAATAAAACCACCCTGTGCTGCCAACATCAACACACCAAAAATCATCGCCGCAATGACAACGACGCCAGCAATAATCATTTGTGTCACAACTTTATCGTCTCTTGATTTTAAAGGCATATATTTACTAATCATTATTTGTACACTTCCTTTCTACTTAATCACAATTTCATCCATCATAATATGGTGGGCCAAACCACAATACTCCAAGCAAAGAATCGTATACGTACCAGGCTTGTCAAACGTGATGTAAACAACGTTCGTATATTCAGGCATCGCTTGCGTTTGAGCAATTAGATTCATATCTTCATCGTAAATTCCGAAACCATGCGTCACATCCGCAGTCGTCACATGAAATTCAATAGACTGACCAACATCAAACTCTTTTTCACTAATATTCCAACCAAATTGAAGCGCTTCCACATCTACAATGACTGGCTCATTGCCCTTACTGTAGACAGGCTGATTGAAAGGTAACTCTCTTAACGTATAAACCATAGCCACTATCATTAAAATAACAACAATCGTCCCATACACCTTGCGGATTTTGTACCACTTTTTCACGATCGGCTCATAATCCCGTTTTTGTGTGGATTTGACCGCAACAAAACCAAAAGCCGCTGCAATCACCAAAATACAAACCAAACTCACTACCCACGCCACTGTTTGAACCATTGTAAAATCCCCCTTCACATTTCTACCAATCCCGGCTATCTCTAGTTTAACGATTATTCACACATCAATGCTGTGATAAAAATCACTTCTTTTCCAATTCCCAACCAAATAACTGTTGATAATCAGCAAGTTAACTGCCAAACTAAGAGTAATCATCATCGTTTTAGTTACTATTTTTAAGTACTGTTTTTTTGATACCGTTTTTTAGGTACCTGTGCAAGACACTATTCGAAAAATACACTACAATTGCATAAAACAATAAGGGGATACCGACTACATAACGCTTTGGCTATATCCACTTGGTTTTTTATCCAAAGTCGTGAATTGTCATAATTGCACCGTGCACAGGTACCTATCATTTTTCACTATGTAAAAGGAGTTAAGAAAATATGGGCAATCTATTAAAGCATACCGTCTTCAATCTTTTTTCAGGCTATTTTTCCGTTGTCATGGCAACGGGCGCGCTCTCCATCGCCTTGCATTTACTTGGTATGCATTCCATTGCCCAAGGGTTGTTGTACGTCAATATTGGAGTTTATCTAATTCTGTGGATACTAACTATTCTTCGTCTAGTTTATTTTTCCTCGCGTGTACTGATAGATATTACGAGCCATTCCAATGGACCGGGCTTCTTCACGCTAGTGGCGGGAACTTGCGTTTTCGGCAGCCAACTCATTATCATTACTGAAAACTCTCAACTGGCTAGCTATTTATGGGGACTCGGTATCGTCTTATGGCTGACGATTATGTATATCTTTTTCACAGCCGTGACCATACGGAAAGACAAACCTGTTTTGTCGGAAGGCATTAACGGAGCTTGGTTGATCGCCGCCGTGGCAACACAATCCATTTCAGTACTCGGCACTTTGCTGTCGGACCGGGTTCAGAATGGACAGCAAATAATACTATTCTTTACTTTATGTATGTTTCTATTAGGCTGTATGCTTTATCTAAATATCATTACGCTTATTTTTTATCGCTTCACCTTTTTGGAATTAAAACACGACGCTCTAACGCCACCATACTGGATCAATATGGGTGCCGTCGCCATCACGACATTAGCCGGTTCGACATTATTATTGCACGCTGAGAACTGGCCACTTCTTGTCGAATTAACACCGTTCATAAAGGGATTCACATTATTTTTCTGGATCACAGGCACGTGGTGGATTCCACTATTATTCATGCTTATGATTTGGCGTCATTTCTATCATCGTTATTCATTAAAATATGACCCGCAGTTCTGGGGAATGGCTTTCCCGCTCGCCATGTATACAACAAGCACATTCCAATTATCCAAAGCCTTACAACTGCCATTTTTAATCATCATTCCGAAAATCATGGTATTCATATCCATCCTAGCCTGGCTCGCCATTTTCACAGGAATGCTCCATCATCTATACACCAGCTATAGGAAATACCGAGCTATTTAAACACCACTGTTCAGGCACCTTTTTTTAGGTACCTTTTTAGGTACCTGTGCAAGACACTATTCAAAAAATACACTACAATTGCATAAAGTGAAAAGGGGTTATCGACTGTATAACGGTTTGTCGATAGCCCCTTTGATTTTTTATCCACAGTCGTGAATAGTCATAATTGCGCCGTGCACAGGTACCTTTTTCGAATCATTGAGATTCATGTAATCTTCAAATATACTAAAATAAAATCTACGAAAAGAGGTTTTGTTTAGCATGGAGGAAAAGATTAAGGAGCTTACTTTGTTAATGCTGCACTTGACGTCATGGATAGAATCGGACGATTTTCACAAAATGCCTAGAAGTTGGAAGGGGTATCCATTTGAAATGTTAAACGAACTCTCTGATGAGGACTTGATCAGGGATAGTAAAAGGTCTAAATCTGTTTATTTGACTGAGGCGGGTGTCAAAGAGGCGGAAGCTTTGGTGGAGAAGTATTTTTCTGAAGATGAAAAGAGGCGTTAACACATGAAGAAGGCAAAGGACAGCAAGATTCTGATTACGGAAAATGACCCAACGCCTATTGTTGGTGATTTCCAATCCTATTTAACCTATTTGGCAACACATCCTATAAAACTTACGAAAACCAAAGGATATTTAACGAAAAAAGATTTGCTTGCCATTTATCCGCTAATGAAATGTGATACGAGAGATGTGTCGCAACATAATTCGCAATTAGACTATCCTCTCCTTCATTTGTTTTATAATCTATCACTCATTCTTGATTTTTTCAAGATCAAGCGTACACAATCCACTGCAACTGCTATCATTCAAAAAGAACAAATTGATGTTTTTATGAAAATGACGGCAACAGAACAATATGTTACTTTGTTAGATGCTTTTTGGATGGATGCTGATTGGGAAGAATTGCAAGGTGAAAAATGGGGTGTAGCACCTGCTAATATAAACATTTTAACAGAAGCTTTACAAGACATTCCAGCAGATTATGAAATAGATTTATCACAATATGAAGAGATTGAACACGCTGTCAATCGGTATGGGCAGTTTTTCTTTTACTTTGCTTACTTTGGATTTTGGCGATTTTCTCTTGATCTAGAGCGATCGAATGTTCCAAGTCGGCCGTATTGCACAATCCCAAAATCAATTACATTGACCCTATTATTCACAAAAATTTACCGTGAACTTTATGAATCTTGGGATCCGTATAAGGGTATGCGTGGAAATCAGTACTTTGGATTGTTTGACGCGCTATTTAATTTACCAGGTGAGTTTGAAGAGGAAGAAGAAGAGGAAATAGAGTCACTTTCAGAGTTATTAAGACCATTTTTGTCAAAAGGTGAGTTTACGTCGATATTAAAAAAGAAACAGCCTGTTTATATAGAAGGAACTTATCTTTTGAAAGTGATGTTAAGCTCCTCGTGCTGGAGAACTTTGCAATTATCGAGTGATCATACCTTACTTGAATTACACGACTTAATTCAGGATGTATTTGATTTTGACGATGACCATCTATATGCTTTTTATATGGATGGAAAAAAGTTTAGTAAATCCTGTTACAATTCGCCAATGGATTCCCACGGTCCCTTCGTGGATGACGCGGAAATAGGGAAGTTAGAATTGTACCAGGGACAAAACTTTCTATACTTATTTGACTTCGGATATGAATGGACATTCAAAATTCAAGTAGTAGAAATTATTGAAGAGAATAAAGTTTCCGAGCCACAGATTATAGAGGTATTTGGCGATGCGCCGGAGCAATACTCATGGTAGTTATTTTTAGGTACCTGTGCAAGACACTATTCAAAAAATACACTACAATTGCATAAAATGAAAAGGGGTTATCGACTGTATAACGGATTGTCGATAGCCCCTTTGGTTTTTTATCCACAGTCGTGAATTGTCATAATTGCACCTTGCACAGGTACCTATATTCTGATAGTGAACCTTAGACTTGTTCCCATGTTTTTGAGTTTATAAGCGGGGAAGACTGTATGTATAGGAGGAGTAAAATGCCAGTAAATATAAAACGAGCT
This genomic window from Sporosarcina sp. Marseille-Q4063 contains:
- a CDS encoding DUF2628 domain-containing protein, coding for MTKSMYSNELEQHQDPENVQNDDLLKAFVGVKKQSYYFRKWQPDNRRPINWAAVFATFFWLGYRKMYKVIAYILLIFIALDVVILFTGIDGGYINNYIGLGVAVALGIGGNGMYKNHAQKEIEKLQTEYSGDQLLEKVKQRGGTSWGGFWIAVLLFIGYILISIALEILAYLFTGL
- a CDS encoding cbb3-type cytochrome c oxidase subunit I; this encodes MGVGFLLLYIDTGRAIIKKYGSLGKGLGWDVLSGKKAVEDAPPTTVVASTMVTIVNISALTAGATVLIVNMISVVNPAFTFNPLLAKNLTYAFGHIFANATIYMAVIAVYEILSRKTGRPWKANKPFLIAWTMSTLFTMIVYPHHLLMDSVMPKWILILGQVLSYANGLPVLIITAYGALMIVYKSGIKWDMGSALIFLSMFGWTAGVIPAMVDSAIVVNHVMHNTKWVPGHFHMYMGLGVIAMMFGFMYFIAKNDSPLKTNGLDKFAFILYSLSMFGVCVSFLISGAISTPRRFATHLPEWMGPAQVGAITGVFVVVGISIFVIHFVRYVFARNRSKTTTAVSRKKQQADAA
- a CDS encoding tellurite resistance/C4-dicarboxylate transporter family protein, whose product is MGNLLKHTVFNLFSGYFSVVMATGALSIALHLLGMHSIAQGLLYVNIGVYLILWILTILRLVYFSSRVLIDITSHSNGPGFFTLVAGTCVFGSQLIIITENSQLASYLWGLGIVLWLTIMYIFFTAVTIRKDKPVLSEGINGAWLIAAVATQSISVLGTLLSDRVQNGQQIILFFTLCMFLLGCMLYLNIITLIFYRFTFLELKHDALTPPYWINMGAVAITTLAGSTLLLHAENWPLLVELTPFIKGFTLFFWITGTWWIPLLFMLMIWRHFYHRYSLKYDPQFWGMAFPLAMYTTSTFQLSKALQLPFLIIIPKIMVFISILAWLAIFTGMLHHLYTSYRKYRAI
- a CDS encoding plasmid pRiA4b ORF-3 family protein produces the protein MKKAKDSKILITENDPTPIVGDFQSYLTYLATHPIKLTKTKGYLTKKDLLAIYPLMKCDTRDVSQHNSQLDYPLLHLFYNLSLILDFFKIKRTQSTATAIIQKEQIDVFMKMTATEQYVTLLDAFWMDADWEELQGEKWGVAPANINILTEALQDIPADYEIDLSQYEEIEHAVNRYGQFFFYFAYFGFWRFSLDLERSNVPSRPYCTIPKSITLTLLFTKIYRELYESWDPYKGMRGNQYFGLFDALFNLPGEFEEEEEEEIESLSELLRPFLSKGEFTSILKKKQPVYIEGTYLLKVMLSSSCWRTLQLSSDHTLLELHDLIQDVFDFDDDHLYAFYMDGKKFSKSCYNSPMDSHGPFVDDAEIGKLELYQGQNFLYLFDFGYEWTFKIQVVEIIEENKVSEPQIIEVFGDAPEQYSW
- a CDS encoding cytochrome C oxidase subunit II, whose product is MVQTVAWVVSLVCILVIAAAFGFVAVKSTQKRDYEPIVKKWYKIRKVYGTIVVILMIVAMVYTLRELPFNQPVYSKGNEPVIVDVEALQFGWNISEKEFDVGQSIEFHVTTADVTHGFGIYDEDMNLIAQTQAMPEYTNVVYITFDKPGTYTILCLEYCGLAHHIMMDEIVIK
- a CDS encoding DUF6429 family protein, whose translation is MEEKIKELTLLMLHLTSWIESDDFHKMPRSWKGYPFEMLNELSDEDLIRDSKRSKSVYLTEAGVKEAEALVEKYFSEDEKRR